A window of Candidatus Curtissbacteria bacterium genomic DNA:
AATTTGCCATATTGACGCGCACTCCGCGTCTTAATATAAATAGATCCCCACAACCCTAAAGACCGTGGTTTTCTGATATTCGCTCAAAATAATATTAGAATCCCCAAAAAACCCTCTAAAAATAAACGCCCTTTGGCGAAAGGAGGTGAAATTACATGGCTAATGAACGAGATTTAGGAGAAGTTTCTCCTGTCTAAAGAGTTAAAAGCAGCATTCCTTGCCGACTGGTATTTGAGCCCGCCTGGCCGCAACGGGAACAAATGGAATTCACATTACACCAGCAGGTGATCAATTTGTTCGTACTGAAATTCTAAGACTCACACGATAAATTCCTGCTAAAATGTAGAGCATGTTTGACTTCCTACGATTAAAATTACCACCAAAAAATCCCATCGACCCCAAGGCCCTTCCTAGGGTACCAAAAATCCTTCTAATTTGGTCTCTAGCCCTCACAGTTTTCCTTCTAACACTCCTTTTCGCCTTAAATTACGGCACTAAAACCATATTAGACCCTTACTTGGGTGCTGTTGAAGAAAAGTTAAACCCCAAAGTGGAAAATCTAGCTGTTCAAAGCATCTTCAGGAATCAAATTCCAAATTTAGAAGGAAAGTGGGCCGTCGTAGTGCGTGACATAAATAATGAAGAGACATACCTTTGGCGCGAAAACGAGATGATGACTTCAGCAAGCATTTACAAACTTGCCGTTATGTGGGCAACTTATCAAGCATTAGAAGACGGAAAACTACAAAAGGATGAAGTTCTCTCTGAAGACCAATTTACTCTCGACCAAACCCTTGTCGGTCGCGATGAAGAAGGCCAGGAAGCCGAAGAACCATCGCAACAAGGAGGGGCAACCGTTTCCTACACAGTCGAAAATGCTCTCCACGCGATGATCAGCGTCTCCGATAACTACGCCGCTATTCTCCTTGCTGAAAAACTTGGCTGGGGAAACATCGAAAGGCTACTCAAGGCTGAAGGCGTAGAAGGTATCGACTTAACAAGTCCCAACTCCCCATTTATGACAGCAACTGCGACAAGCGACATCCTTGAAAGAATCTACGGCAAATCTGCTGTTAATAACACCGCTTCAGAAGAGATGAGGGATCTTCTTCTGAGTCAGAAAATCGCAAATAGAATTCCAAAATATCTTCCAAATGATATAAAAGTTGGGCACAAGACAGGTGAGCTTGATTTTGTAAGAAACGACGCAGGGATAATTTACGGCAGGAAAGGCAATTACATATTCGTATTTTTGACTGAGACCGACAGGCCCGAAGACACCAGCGAGAAAATTGCGCTTCTTTCGAAAGAAATCTACAACGCACTCGAAGGCAATCTGCCTTGAAATAACATGCGGTCTTAGCGTATACTCTCACAAATCAATAGCTAAATCGTTATTTCGAGCTTGCGAGAAACAAGCTCTCTTATATTGTTAAATCGTTTTTTCAATTTAGCAATTTATCAATTCAGCAATCTAACAATTAAATTTATGGCTAAAAAGGTTAAAACCATCATTAAGTTAAATGTCGTCGGGGCTCAAGCAACCGCGGCACCCCCAGTAGGTACTGCTCTTGGACCTCACGGTCTACCTATCATGGATTTTGTCAAAGCTTTTAACGAAAGGACACAAGACCAGCCAGGCACAGTTCTTCCCGTGGTCATAACGGTTTACGAAGACCGAACATTCTCGTTCATCATTAAAAAACCGCCTGTTGCCGAGATGATCAAGAAAACTTTAGGAATCCAAAAAGGTGCTGCAACAACTGGCAAGCAGACAGTCGCCAAAATGAACAAAGAACAAGCAAGAAAGATAGCCGAAGATAAAATGTCTGATCTTAACACCAAAGACGTAGAAGCAGCTATAAAAATAGTTCAGGGCACAGCCAGAAGTATGGGCGTAGAAGTTACTGAGTGACTTCTAGTTGTGTGTAGTAAGTTATGCGTCGTAATGAAGAAATTTAACTTTGAGAACCTGACTGTCTATCAACGCTCCTTGGAACCCACAGATAAGATCTACACTCTCACTAAAGGTTGGCCGAAAGAATATTTATTTGACTTGACAAGTCAACTTGGAAGAGCATCTCTTTCTATAACTCTAAATATAGCTGAAGGATCAGCAAAAGGTAAAAAGAATTCGGTAGGTTTTTAGATATCGCAAGAGGCTCTTGTTTTGAGATTGTTCTCTTATTAGAAATAGTCTTTGAGCAAAAATTAATAAACCTTGCAACAAAAAATGGGTTGCGAGAAGAAATTCGTCAGTTATCAAAAATGATAAGTGGATTGAAATCTGCCATAAAATAAGCTAAACTCACTACT
This region includes:
- the rplK gene encoding 50S ribosomal protein L11, which codes for MAKKVKTIIKLNVVGAQATAAPPVGTALGPHGLPIMDFVKAFNERTQDQPGTVLPVVITVYEDRTFSFIIKKPPVAEMIKKTLGIQKGAATTGKQTVAKMNKEQARKIAEDKMSDLNTKDVEAAIKIVQGTARSMGVEVTE
- a CDS encoding class A beta-lactamase-related serine hydrolase, whose product is MFDFLRLKLPPKNPIDPKALPRVPKILLIWSLALTVFLLTLLFALNYGTKTILDPYLGAVEEKLNPKVENLAVQSIFRNQIPNLEGKWAVVVRDINNEETYLWRENEMMTSASIYKLAVMWATYQALEDGKLQKDEVLSEDQFTLDQTLVGRDEEGQEAEEPSQQGGATVSYTVENALHAMISVSDNYAAILLAEKLGWGNIERLLKAEGVEGIDLTSPNSPFMTATATSDILERIYGKSAVNNTASEEMRDLLLSQKIANRIPKYLPNDIKVGHKTGELDFVRNDAGIIYGRKGNYIFVFLTETDRPEDTSEKIALLSKEIYNALEGNLP